The sequence CGAGCGGGCACATCAAGCGGCCCATGAACGCCTTCATGGTGTGGTCGCAGATCGAGCGGCGCAAGATCATGGAGCAGTCGCCCGACATGCACAACGCCGAGATCTCCAAGCGGCTGGGCAAACGCTGGAAGCTGCTCAAAGACAGCGACAAGATCCCTTTCATTCGAGAGGCGGAGCGGCTGCGCCTCAAGCACATGGCTGACTACCCCGACTACAAGTACCGGCCCAGGAAGAAGGTGAAGTCCGGCAACGCCAACTCTAGCTCCTCGGCCGCCGCCTCCTCCAAGCCGGGGGAGAAGGGAGACAAGGTCGGTGGCAGCGGCGGGGGCGGCCatgggggcggcggcggcggcgggagcaGCAACGCGGGGGGAGGAGGCGGCGGTGCGAGTGCCGGCGGCGCCAACTCCAAACCGGCGCAGAAAAAGAACTGCGGCTCCAAAGTGGCGGGCGGCGCGGGCGGCGGGGTCAGTAAACCGCACGCCAAGCTCATCCTggcaggcggcggcggcggcgggaaaGCAGcggctgccgccgccgccgcctccttcGCCGCCGAACAGGCGGGGGCCGCCGCCCTGCTGCCCCTGGGCGCCGCCGCCGACCACCACTCGCTGTACAAGGCGCGGACTCCCAGCGCCTCGGCCTCCGCCTCCTCGGCAGCCTCGGCCTCCGCAGCGCTCGCGGCCCCGGGCAAGCACCTGGCGGAGAAGAAGGTGAAGCGCGTCTACCTGTTTGGCGGCCTGGGCACGTCGTCGTCGCCCGTGGGCGGCGTGGGCGCGGGAGCCGACCCCAGCGACCCCCTGGGCCTGTACGAGGAGGAGGGCGCGGGCTGCTCGCCCGACGCGCCGAGCCTGAGCGGCCGCAGCAGCGCCGCCTCGTCCCCCGCCGCCGGCCGCTCGCCCGCCGACCACCGCGGCTACGCCAGCCTGCGCGCCGCCTCGCCCGCCCCGTCCAGCGCGCCCTCGCACGCGTCCTCCTCAGCCTCGTcccactcctcctcttcctcctcctcggGCTCCTCGTCCTCCGACGACGAGTTCGAAGACGACCTGCTCGACCTGAACCCCAGCTCAAACTTTGAGAGCATGTCCCTGGGCAGCTTCAGTTCGTCGTCGGCGCTCGACCGGGACCTGGATTTTAACTTCGAGCCCGGCTCCGGCTCGCACTTCGAGTTCCCGGACTACTGCACGCCCGAGGTGAGCGAGATGATCTCGGGAGACTGGCTCGAGTCCAGCATCTCCAACCTGGTTTTCACCTACTGAAAGGCGCGCAGGCAGGGAGAAGGGCCGGGGGGgtaggagaggagaaaaaaaaagtgaaaaaaagaaacgaaaaggACAGACGAAGAgttgaaagagaaaagggaaaaaaaaaaaaaatagtaagcaGGGCTGGCTTCGGCCGCGTTCCCGTCGTCGGAAAGGAGCGCGGCGGCGTTTTGGACCCGCGCTCCCATCCCCCACCTTCCCGGGCCGGGGACCCACTCTGCCCAGCCCGGAGGGACGCGGAGGAGGAAGAGGGTAGACAGGGGAGAcctgttattgttgttattgatgttgttgatggcaaaaaaaaaaaaaagcgactTCGAGTTTCCTCCCCTTTGCTTGAAGAGACCCCCTCCCCTTCCAACGAGCTTCCGGACTTGTCTGCACCCCCAACAAGAAAGCGAGTTAGTTTTCTAGAGACTGAAGGAATCTTCCCCCTTTCCGCATCACCaccttggttttgttttattttgcttcttgGTCAAGAAAGGAGGGGAGAACCCAGCGCACCcctccccccccttttttttaacGCCTGATGAAGACAGAAGGCTCCGGGGTGAAGAATTTGGCCGATGGCAGATGTTTTGGGGTAGCGCCGGGACTGAGAGACTCCACGCAGGCGAATTGccgtttggggtttttttttcctctttcttttccctctgccCCCTCTGCAGCCGGAGGAGGAGATGTTGAGGGGAGGAGGCCAGCCAGTATGACCGGCGCTAGGAAATGACCCGAGAACCCCGTTGGAAGCGCAGCAGCGGGAGCTAGGGGCGGGGGCGGAGAAGGACACGAACTGGAAGGGGGTTCACGGTCAAACTGAAATGGATTTGCACGTTGGGGAGCAGGCGGCGGCGGCTGCTGGGCCTCCGCCTTCTTTCTACGTGAAATCAGTGAGGTGAGACTTCCCAGACCCCGGAGGTGGAGGAGAGGAGACTGCTGTGGTACAGGGGCGGTCAGTGGAGGGCGAGTGGTTtcggaaaaaaaaagaaaaaaaagaaaaaaaaaaaggtttttttcttctcttaatcgGAATCGTGATGGTGTTGGATTATTTCAATGGTGGGGTTAATATAGCATGTTATCCTGTCTATCTTTTAAAGATTTCTGTATAAGActgttgagcagtttttaaaatagtgtaGGATAATATAAAAAGCAGATAGATGGCGCTATGTTTGATTCCTACAACGAAATTATCACCAGCTTTTTTTCATTCTTAACTCTTTAAAGGATTCAAACGCAACTCAAATCTGTGCtggactttaaaaaaacaattcaggaCCAAATTTTTTCtcagtgtgtgtgtttattcctTATAGGTGTAAATGAGAAGACGTGTTTTTTTCCTTCACCGATGCTCCATCCTcgtatttctttttccttgtaaatGTAATCAGATGCCATTTTATATGTGGACGTATTTATACTGgccaaacatattttttcttttgtccctttttttctttcctttctttttactttattttttcttccttccttttcctttttttcttttttcttctcttttctttttttttttttttttttggtagttgtTGTTACCCACGCCATTTTACGTCTCCTTCACTGAAGGGCT is a genomic window of Pongo pygmaeus isolate AG05252 chromosome 5, NHGRI_mPonPyg2-v2.0_pri, whole genome shotgun sequence containing:
- the SOX4 gene encoding transcription factor SOX-4 is translated as MVQQTNNAENTEALLAGESSDSGAGLELGIASSPTPGSTASTGGKADDPSWCKTPSGHIKRPMNAFMVWSQIERRKIMEQSPDMHNAEISKRLGKRWKLLKDSDKIPFIREAERLRLKHMADYPDYKYRPRKKVKSGNANSSSSAAASSKPGEKGDKVGGSGGGGHGGGGGGGSSNAGGGGGGASAGGANSKPAQKKNCGSKVAGGAGGGVSKPHAKLILAGGGGGGKAAAAAAAASFAAEQAGAAALLPLGAAADHHSLYKARTPSASASASSAASASAALAAPGKHLAEKKVKRVYLFGGLGTSSSPVGGVGAGADPSDPLGLYEEEGAGCSPDAPSLSGRSSAASSPAAGRSPADHRGYASLRAASPAPSSAPSHASSSASSHSSSSSSSGSSSSDDEFEDDLLDLNPSSNFESMSLGSFSSSSALDRDLDFNFEPGSGSHFEFPDYCTPEVSEMISGDWLESSISNLVFTY